From the genome of Nicotiana sylvestris chromosome 2, ASM39365v2, whole genome shotgun sequence, one region includes:
- the LOC138885972 gene encoding uncharacterized protein, translated as MIKVPLNELDATSSTWSFVTWGMDVIGPIEPAASNRHRFILAAIDYFTKWVEAASYRAMTKKVVEDFVRDRIIRHKNSTTYRPQMNGAVEAAIKDIKKILRKMIERHKQWHEKLSFALLWYCTTVCTSTGETPYMLVYGTEVVIPAEVKIPSLRIIQEAKLDNGEGKKSL; from the exons atgataaaggtacctctaaACGAGCTCGACGCAACAAGCTCCACATGGTCATTCGtcacttggggaatggatgttattggaccaatcgagcctgctgcttccaatagacacaggtttatcctggcagccatcgactatttcaccaaatgggtcgaagcagcttcTTATAGAGcaatgactaagaaagttgtggaagactttgtccgcgaccgcatt atcagacacaagaattccacaacctacaggcctcagatgaatggagctgtagaggcCGCCATCAAggatatcaagaagatattaaggaaaatgatagagaggcataaacagtggcacgagaagttatcatttgctctactgtGGTATtgcaccacagtctgcacatcaactggggaaaccccctatatgctggtttacggtacagaggttgtcattcctgctgaggtaaaaattccttccctaaggatcatacaagaagctaagCTCGACAATGGAgagggtaaaaagtcgttatga
- the LOC138885973 gene encoding uncharacterized protein, which yields MAIDMNIHELLVIGDSELLIYQHVPRIQNEFADALATLLSMMQHPNKNFIDPILEKIHNQPAYYAHVEEEADGKPWFHDIKEYLAKGEYVKLANPTQKCTLQRLPNNFFHSRGILYWRTPDLGLLRCVDAKKASKLLEEIHTGTCGPHINGFVLAEKILQAGYILMNMEMDYIQFV from the exons atggccatcgacatgaatattcatgagctactagtgattggagattcagaatTACTTATAtatcag catgttcctagaatccagaatgagttcgctgatgcattggctaccctattaTCTATGATGCAACATccaaacaagaatttcattgatcccattctagaGAAAAttcataatcagccagcttactatgcccatgtcgaagaggaagcagacggaaagccttggtttcatgatatcaaggaatatttggcaaaaggagagtacgtgaagcttgcaaatcctactcagaaatgcacacttcagaGATTGCCCAACAACTTCTTCCACAGCAGAGGAATCTTGTAttggaggactcctgatttgggattattaagatgtgtcgacgcaaagaaAGCATCCAAGCTGCTAGAGGAAATTCATAcagggacctgtggtccacatataaatggttttgtcttagcagaAAAGATACTCCAGGCTGGTTACATTTTGATGAATATGGAAATGGATTACATCCAGTTTGTCTAA